The stretch of DNA ATGCCGGGCGCCGCACGGCTGCTGGCCGAACTGTCCGAGCAGCGGATCCCCACCGCCCTGGTCTCCGCCTCCCACCGCCGCATCATCGACCGGGTCCTGACCTCGCTCGGCCCCCAGCACTTCGCTCTGTCCGTGGCCGGCGACGAGGTCCTGCGCACCAAGCCGCACCCCGACCCCTACCTGCTGGCCGCCGCGGGCCTCGGCGCGGACCCCACCCGGTGCGCCGTGATCGAGGACACCGTCACCGGAGTCGCCGCGGCGGAGGCCGCCGGCTGCCGGGTCGTCGCCGTCCCCTCGGTCGCCCCCATCCCCCCGGCCTTCCGGCGGACCGTCGTCCCCACCCTCGAAGACGTGGACCTGTCATTTCTGCGCGGTCTGATGACAGAAATGCGCTAACCGTTCACCCAGCGTGCCAAGTCCCGCTGAAAAGGCCCACGAACCGGATGTCCGAGCGAATTCAAAGCTCGCCGTAT from Streptomyces sp. 6-11-2 encodes:
- a CDS encoding HAD family phosphatase — protein: MTSTVPALGTRTAEGSALQAVLLDMDGTLVDTEGFWWDVEVEVFAALGHRLDDSWRHVVVGGPMTRSAGFLIEATGAAVTLAEVTTLLNEGFEARIDGALPLMPGAARLLAELSEQRIPTALVSASHRRIIDRVLTSLGPQHFALSVAGDEVLRTKPHPDPYLLAAAGLGADPTRCAVIEDTVTGVAAAEAAGCRVVAVPSVAPIPPAFRRTVVPTLEDVDLSFLRGLMTEMR